The DNA window AGGTCAAGGTGCAGCATTGAAATGGCTACTTGGATAATGGCGCCACGAGGGACGTCAACTCCACCAAGCCTGATGTCTGTCAGGGCTTCACGCATGATTAGTGACGCCGGAGGGTACAGCCGGAGAGTCTCTTGTATCACCATTGTAAGCTTCAAAAGATTTTAATGCCACTTTTAATGTGCATCACCAAAGAAAGATTTAGACCTGCAGGAATGAGGAGAGTCTCTTACTATTTTCAGCTGCCGAAGGACGTCAATGTCCAGCACTGTCTGTCCACAGCACACTTCTAGAGCCTCAGCCCGCGCACGTTCCTGCCAGTCTGGGTGTGCAGCAAGTAGCATCAGGCACCAAGTGGCAGTGACCGCTGTAGTTTCATGCCCAGCAAAGTAGATGTTCTTGCAGTTGTCGACGATGAAATCTTCAGGGGCACTGGAATAGCTTGGGCACTGGTTTGCACCATCAACAATGGCATGCAGAAGGTTGTCATATGTGGACATGTGCGTGACAGCATAGCTGCGGCCTTTGCTGCTGTGTTCCCTTGAGAGATCCAGGATTAGTAACCGGATTTCTTGTTCCAGCTTTTGTATCTCCCAGTTTCTCTTGGTAGGCAAGTATTTCCTGCAATAGAACAAGATTAATAACCAGTCAAGGTGTTCATTTCCATTGCATTcgtaatttctcaaaaaaaaaaaaaaaaattcaaaagtcCCTTACCACAGTGCAGACAGCCCAACAAATGTATCCTGTTGAGAAATTAACTTCTGGAGCTGCCTGAGCTTGCAAAATATGTCTTTTCCTTCTATGAAATTGCTCCCAAAACAAGCTCTAGCAATCACATCAGCCGAAAAGTTCCTCAGGTATCCATCAACATAGATCTCCTGACTACCTCCTGTGCTATTAAGCATATTCTCCCATGATTGTAACAGCGGAATGGTTGCATCCACAATCATCCCTATCATACCCTATCATTGTAGGAACAAGACAGTTAGGCTTAGGGTAGGAACAACACGGTTAGGCTTaggctgatgatacagttatatGGGCTTTTTTAAGTAAAATTTAAGAACCTTAATTTTTTCTGCAAAGAATTGTGGTGCCAGGATCTTCTTCTCATAGGCCCAAAGGTCGCCATTCGCTATCAATATACCTAATCCGAAGAGAGGTTTTCGTGATTTCATTATATGCTGTGGCTTCCCTAGCTCTGATGGAGTCCAGTGGCCCATGTCTTTTACCATTTCTGGCTGAGCAACATGCAATATCTCCAAAACTCCTGTTGAGTAAAGGAACACGGGCCCTGTTCCAATTTTCAAACACCATGTAATGACATAACAAACTGAACTGAAATATTTAGATAATGACAGAACAATACATAATGGAAACTTAAATGAATCAAAAGTCAACCACTTATAACTGCATACATTGATTGCGAAAGTTCAACAGAATGTTCACAAGACAGGACAACCCAAGTCACAAGCATCTCTCAGCTACAACAAGGTCCAAAATTCCCAGGACAGCTACACAATCATTTAGCTAAATATTTCTTAATGTTAGACCACGGTTTCTACAGAACCTACTTACTTACTCGTGGACAAACTTACAGTACTGAACTTCAGAGAGTAGAGTACTCATTCTTAATATTTGGGTCCACTTGaaaacaaagtattcatggatgTCTTTTCTGAGGCAACTATCTGTACACAAACTAAATGTAAGGATTTAATTAAGGTAAATATCTGATCATATGAAATAACCATACTTGATACAAAATCTGGCTATCACTATCAGTTCAGACTTCAGAACATGTTATTTAGTGAACTTCTAAATTTTCTCCTAGGGGAACTTACTAATGGAGGTCCATAGCTTCAAGTATAGAACTAGCTGCACAGTGACAGATAGAGATAGGCAAGGGGATAAATACAACTGCATTCTTGTTTGTGATCCTGAAACAAGATAATAGCCTAATACTCATAGTGGCAAAGACTGAATGATCTTCCATCAACATCTGTCATCTTTGTTATTGGGGATTTCTGGACATGAAAAGTGTTAGAATAGGCGCCTAAGGGGCCTGCTATGGGCCGGCAccaagcctgttcggctggtagccTAGGGGCTGTTAGAGTATtaggaatagtaccacattgCCTAATCATGTGAGATGTTAGTCCCATGTactctatataatcagcccatgagGCCCAATGCAATATATTAATATTCCTCCAATTATATTCTCTTATATGGTATCAAACTAGGTTAGGTCTTCCGCTGCCCAACCCACCCCACGCGCGCCGGCACCAGCCGCGCAGCGCCCTCGCGTGCCGGCAAACAGCCGCGCAGCCCGCCCATGGGGTCGTCCTCTCCAACAACCCCCAAGGGCGACGAAGATAGCTCCGCCACCTCGCTCCAGGGTGACGAGGTCGCTCGGCGCCTCGCCAATGAGCAGGCCAGCGAAgcaagcctgttcggctggtagccTAGGGGCTGTTAGAGTATtaggaatagtaccacattgCCTAATCATGTGAGATGTTAGTCCCATGTactctatataatcagcccatgagGCCCAATGCAATATATTAATATTCCTCCAATTATATTCTCTTATAAAAAGCATGCTCACACAAGATGATTAACATAGCAAAAGGAATCTAAGACTTACTTAAATGCTAAGTATATGATGTAAGGTTCTGGCCATCCTCATATTTGGGAGACCGATGCAGAGTTATCTTCAAGCATAGTTAATTAACCTTACTGTCTAGCCTTTTATGAACACTATGTTTCTAGCTTCCGATTATGGAAAGCTGTTGTGATTCCAGAATGAAGTAAACAATCACGATCATGCTATCAGTCTCATTGCAGCGACCCTTATATAAACAGATAAGCAAAAGCAAGGGATTCTATACATACCATATGTCTTCCTCCAGAGAAGGAAATGAGGGAAGATGGTGGATATGTAGCCGTTCATGTCTTTGTCTTGCCTCTGCACACACTTGAGTTCTTGTTGGATTCTCTTCATCTCCTGGGTGTTGCCATAGAGCAAAGTAGGTTTAGGACCGTTTATGCCTTGCCTCCTCAACTTTTTCCTTATCTTCTCCAGCCTCAGCCATAGGACTTCATATAAGTAAACTAGAGCTAAGCCAAGAAGTATGGTCGAAACAACTAGAACTATCTCAAGTAGTTTCTCCATTAGAGGGGGAAGTATGAGAGGAACAAATGAGTCTTATGTCAAACATACAAGGCAATCAGTACTTGTATAGTCTTCTAGCTTAAAATACTTAGTAATGAACTCCTATATATTCCAGTTTTAAAAAAGCTCCCATCTGTTCCTATCCTTGTTGAAGAAACGAGTGGTGGTTTGTCCTTTTCCTGACCTACTGACTCCCATTTACCCATATACTTGTTTTAATAATGGTGAATGATTGTCCTTTTCCTGACCTACTGACGTTCTCTCATTGTTTAGATCACTTCCAGCACGTAGTTTCAGAAACATGCCACCTTGAAAACATGGCAAGTATTCATCACTAGACTTTTAGCAACTTGatttaagggtgtgtttggttgagctgtggctgtgggaaaaagctgctgtgggctgtgagctgtgggaaaactgctatgggctgtgagctgtagaaaagttgaaagctgtttggttaaacaagtataaaatataccttctatctttatctctcttgaaacaactatggaagagctttttattccaccaatttcgaaaagcagaaagccaaaagcagggtcaaaccagctttcaaaactgtactacggaaaagcagctgcttctgaaaaagccacctgaaaaagcagcccctttggttgggcttttggcttttggggccaaaagccaaagccaaaagctcaaCCAAACGGACCCTAAGGCTTTCTGCTTGCAAAATTTTCCCTTCCTGTGTTACTTCGTGAGAACATACAGCCACCATATATTATTACTACATATAACTCTGCACTATGTAACTAGCATGACACAGGAGACTAGATTAATCTAGGCAAGAGTTTTATatcagaaagaaagaaagaaaatgagGAAAAAAGTCACAAATAAAACACGAGTGAGCTTCAAATAATAAATGAGGAATTACCTCATGGTTGGAACAGATATTTTTTTAACATAAGGCAAAtatcagaagaaaaaaaaaacaaggtcAGCAATAGATTGTTTAAGGCATGGATTAAACTTTGGAGTGGAGAGTTAAGCATATTTAATTTAAAGCAGAAGTTTCATAGGACTTGCAAATTACCAGTCAAACTACAACAAGCATCATGCACAATGAGACTACAAGACAACAGATATTTTAGGTACTTACTGATGAATGCATGGGTAAACTTTCAGGCAGAGTGTTAGTTACATGCTTGAAGTTACAATCTAAGCAACCAAACATACAAACTATTAATCAACAGCAGCAATCATCAGTATTTGTTTTGCTGAACTGACTGAACTTGGGTACAAGAACTCCTTGGTGGATCACGTCAGCAGACACAAAGTTTGAACTTCAAATTAATCTTGAACCTTTTCATACACAAGTGACACAACACTGGCAACAAGCACACGCCATCACACAGACATTTGGTATCAGCAGGTATGCACTGAATATTTAGAACATAGACCACCAACTTCTTGTGTCTACATGTGTCGTAGTGGTAGTCTGGGATCTACGGCACAATTGCCTTCTAACATTGCCAGCTGGGTTGGTGAAGCACAAAACTAGAGCTAAACTGACAAGACTTACAACTGGAGCTGCTGCAATAAACAGCCATCTATGACGCCCATGTGCTCCATTTGGCTGCCGTGCAGTAGGAACAGCATGTTCACGTGTATTAGTCTCTTCCATTGTATCGCCACCTGTATTAGAACCTCCATCAACCTCAGGCTCATAAGTTTCTTCAACAACTTCCTGCAGATGGGTACGCTCCACCCCATGGATACCTCCCTCATTGACTGTTGCATGCTTGGACCTCTCATATTCCGGGTCATCTGTAGGAAGCTCGTAACGACAAACTGGGCATGTATTCCTAGAACTAAGCCATGGCAAGATGCAAGATGAATGATATAGATGCATGCATGGTAGCTGTTTGGCAACAGTTGTGACAGGCATGTCATCTTTGCAGACTGGACAGGTTACACCACCGTTTATCTCATAGCTTTTGGAGATGACCACAGATGAAAGATTTTCAATGAAAGATGCCGCTGCAGGTGGAGCTCCTCTTCTGGAATTGTTATCCTCGGCAAACTGCTCGAGAAGCATTTCAAACTGTCTTGCATCAACATAATCTCCGGGATTCCCAATAAAAACTCTCCTGATTTCTCGCCCTTCCATGTCGACTCTCAGATCAGTCCTGCTTACTCCTTGGCTTCCAGCTGTTCTCCAAGTCCACGCAGCACCTTCAGATTCCTGCTCATTCAATCCACTTGGGGCGATATCATGCCATTGCTGCCGGTGCTCCTGCATGGTGTCACCTGCTTCATCCAAATCAGACTCTTCCGACTGCTCatcctcctcatcatcttcaggatCATCCGAGTCCCACTGGTATATTCCAGCATTCATAGGATCAATATCTGTATCTGTGTTCATGTAGCTCTCATTATCAAGCTGAATGACAATTTCCCTCCCAATCGTGGCGTGGCGATCAACAGAAGCATCCGACTCCCCACCCTCATCACCAAAACTGATGTTAGACTCAAACTCGATCTCACCAAACACAGAATCAGCATAGCTCAGACCATCACTCTCATCATCCGAAGTGTGCCATCTCTGGGACCGGCTCGGCGTAGAACTATAAGACGCGTGCTGGCGTGGCAGAACCATCGGAGAATCAGCATCCGCCTCATGACCCTGTCTGGCCAAGTTGATCAGCTGGGAGAACTGCTGCGGGAACGTGTCCTCCTCCGTGGGCGGCTCGTGCCCTGTCACCCTGCTggacctttgcctttgccatctTCTCTGTCGGTTAGTTCTGGGAGTCTCGTCCCTGTTGCTGTCACTGAGCACAGTCATCTTGCACTCCCTGCATATGGCTAAAGCTTCGAAGCTGTCGGTGACCTCGGCATCCAGAGTGAAAGGCTGTGTGCAGACCAGGCACTGCACATCTGGCTGAGCGGGGAGGAGCTCGTAGCTGCCGTAGTGCCTTTGCTGATCAGACATGGATATCTGGTTCTTTTTAAATCCAAGACAGCCTTTTATATCTAGCAGCGTGCCAGGGAAAGGAAGAGTTCATACATGAACTGGACTCGAAGGAAGCAGGAGATCTGTCTGCTGGACAGCACAGGACATCCGGATCAGGTGCCCGTGATATGCATCAGTAAACCCGCGCGCATATGTAAACCTGCCAACGAAAGGAATGGAAGTGATGGTTAATCAGACGGTACACACAATCAAACCAGATTGATACACGCGCGAACTAATGGAACTCGAGGTAAGTGGAGGCGAAGTAGACATGGTGTTTGAGCAGGTGAGGGAAGATTTGGATTGGTATAGAAGTAAAACAGTAATCCTAGGTTGGAGAAACTAGGGCGGGAGGGGAGGTTGCTCACCATGAACCTCGATCCGGACGGGAGAGGACTCGCGAATCGATCCTGGCGAAGCTGCGTGCGAAGACTAGGACGGATGGGGAAGAGGAAGACGGATTGGGGGGAGAGAGGTGTGGTGGTGGTTGGGTTCTCCGCTCCTGAGATTTACAGATGGCTTCTCCTCCTTTCTCTGCTCGGTAGAGACGGACGGGGAAGAACTGAAGAAGAGAGTGGAGAGATGGATGTGGGCCTGGCCCGCTCGTGTAGGCCTATGTGCACCAGCCAGGCCCAGTGTGCCTCGAATTTCATCAGGGCAGCAAAGGCCTTTTGTGATGTGGGATGCTGATGCTATAATATACTTTACTTGGGATATTAATCAGATAAAATATAAAGAGGCAGTTAAAAACCTGTAGTTTATTTTATGCAACAAGATACATGCATGTTATGtgcagaaaaaaaaattaaaaccacATTTAAATGGAGCAATTGTCTTCAGATCACTTAGCTATAGAGTTTGAATCCAAAGCAACGTAGCAAAATGTTGcttaagagcatcttcaagagattAGCCAAATCGTTTTCTAAAGGTAAATTTGGCTATTATTGAAGGAAAAACCGTCTCTAACAAACTATGTAAACGACTCTCCAAATTTAGTTGCTCTCCATCCCACCTCATTCGCTCTCTAGTTTTAGATAGCCTACCTCACCAGCTATCTAGCGTCTTGGTTTTACAGAGTCTGTTAGAGTACTCTAGTATTTTTTGCCAAATCTATTTTAGAGAGTAGCTAAATCAGTAAATTTGCCTAGTCTTTTTTGctaatctcttggagatgctccaaCAAACCCAAGAAGCATTTTCTCAAGCACCTTGCTAGAGCCACTATTGTAGCATCACCACTTGTCAATCACATTGTCGGTCAACGTATATTCATGCTCTATCCTTGTCCCATTATTGGTAAATATGATGTTGGAAAATATGCAGAAAGCTGCTCAAACAATATGATAAACCTGATACACACCTTTTGTGTCATTCTTTCCCTCTTTAAAAaataggctagtcttttgggttgagtaggCCTAATGCCTGGGGTATGTTGTGGGGCCATCCTGGGTTGAGTAGGCCTAAGGCCTGGGTATGCTGTGGGCTTCGGTGGACCTGGGTCAGAGGGGCATCGGCTCGGGGTACAATGAGCTAGGCCGGCATCTGTTGCGCACTCTGGgggtaaaagctctagtttgattttggtgaattgatgaaatcctaagtgctaacctattttatcaagtgattatgagataggtagcactactccaagtgtctAAGcaagtgaagatcatgacatgatgatgatggtgatggcatggtgatgatcaaatgcttgaacttggaaaaatgagaaagaaaaacaaaaagctcaatgcaaaggtgaaacttgataggagcttttcgttctagtgatcgagacacttagtgagtgtgatcatatttaggatcgatagccgtactattaagaggggtgaaactcgtattgaaatatggttatcaaagtgccactagatgatctaactcattgcatatgcatttaggatctagtggagtgctaacacccttaaaaacatttgtgaaaatatgctaacacatgcgcacaaggtgatacacttgatgttTAGCACTTGGGGGTAAGGGTTCGAAACCTCACCGGCAGTGCGAACAGTAcgacggtgccatcggcgccctgtatagaaaagatagggtttcacatagtACACCGGAcgttggtcacgcagtgaccggacgctggggtcctacgtccgattaGTGGCGCatagtgaaggccgccctcggtctcttgatcggacgcaggtgaccggactctggctgaacactgtagcattcaaggctagctcatcatccaagaataagggtaagtccaagaaagaatcaagtgatgatgagtattttagtgatattgatgatgaggccatggctctatttaTGCGCaaaatgggaaaattcatgaagaagaagggctatggtgcaagaaagagaagagatcacactaaaagcaaagaatatgtgagaagatgctacaattgcaagagccccgatcacgttgtagcggattgtccctacaatagtgataatgatgaggataagaagaagaagaacaagaaggagaagaaggagaaaaaaatgaccttctaaaagaagaagaagggtgaaggctatgtggtcacttaggatagtgatggctcttcggatagcgatagctcttcggatagtgatggctctagtgatgatggcaagaaatctatcaagaaagcactagcaagcatcaccatcaacaacaagccctccatcttcgacactccatctacatgcctcatggcaaagcctaccaaggtaaaatatgatgtgagtgatgatgatgaatgtgaaagtgatgcttgtaggagtgatgatgatgatgacgagtacaccaaggaggagctcatgaacatgtgtgagcaagtgtacacttgctttgagatgaagagaaaggagtgcaaagaattacacaagaaaatcaaatttcttgagcaatctcttgatgagctcaaagccactcatgagagacaattagaagcccatgagaagcttggtaaagctCACTCCAAGCTTAAAAATGCTCACTCCTCtttcattgagcaagtcaaaatggAGAAAGCCAAGAagaagcaagtgattgtgtcttgtgatgtgggactaacatatgatattattgataaatctttttataagcccattgttgttgctcccactaacccttcttgtagcaattgtacttcaacttcatctttgagtgatggtttcacttgtgatgcctcactaatggtggaaaataagaccctcaaggaggtggtgaatgagctcactcgtgccttaggcaatacctatggtggagatgtccgcttgctaaagtgcttggatagccaaatgttttctctcaacaaagagggattatgctatacccccaagaaaagcaagacggcctttgtcactcccaaagctagcttttgTGAAGgccaatggtcggttttgcaatagatgcaagcaagttgggcatatagagcaatattgcaagactaacaagaacaagcaatcttatgtatcctcaattagatttgattcttgttacatgctttttaagggtggcaatggtgtgaaggctaagttcattggtacacaaattatgggcccaaagaagaaggtcattttgataccaaagaccttggtacacaaattgtgggcccaaagaacaatccaacggtgccaccagcgccctgtatagaaaagacagggtttcacagagtgcaccagacactggtcatgcagtgaccggacactggggtcctgcgtccggtcagtggcgtgcaatgaaggccaccctcggtctcttgatcggacacaggcgaccagactctggctgaacattgttcagcatccggtcgtgctgatgtggcggcgcacagagtagacattgagtgaccggacactgggtgagtccggtcgggcatgaccagaCGCATTCGGTCGTGAATTTTCGcaagtggaaccttactagaaatgatcggacgttggtgttggtgcgtccggtcacttcgagcagcgcgtccggtcacaacttaagtgcactgatgactGTTGAGATGGGGCgatcagtatttgaagcaggggccacgtggcatgcatcgcgtgacctgacgctagggtcctgcgtccggtcaatctgaccggcgcgtccggtcgccccgattTTTTAGTGAACAGAGAGCTAAcgtctctatttcgtgggggcttctatttaagccccatggccggctcaagctcactctcttggccatttgcattgatatagcaaccttgtgagcttagccaaagccctcccactcatctccatcattgattcatcatctttgtgagattgggagagaatccaagtgcattgcttgagtgattacatctagaggcacttggtgttcgtgtttcactgccggatttgcttgttgctcttggtggttgccgctacctagacggcttggagcagcgaaggaggattggcatgagtcgataattgttcgtggccatctcccggtgattgtgagtGGTATTGTGCCTTCTCcggcggagcaccgaaaggtaactctagtggattgctcgtgtcattgagttacctcacttatgtgtaggttcttgtggtgtccaattttgtgtggatgaggttcgtgcaacacctctaagccgccgaaccaccaagtgttggtcaacacaacggggactagcgtgccacaagcacgtgaacctcgggagaaaaatagttgtctcttgtcctttggtattctcccagtgattgaattagtattcatcttgtgattggttcactcttctacgcagcggtataatcaccttacttactcatttatatacccgcaaactagttgtagcaagctctttagtgtagcaagtgtgagagctgtaacacccaaaaatttgcatcaatttaaaatagttgaatttgatttttttagtgattttgtgaacttgtcaatatagttaaataaataatttttgtgaagATAAGATTAAATATAAGTTTAggaacatgttgatgcactcatgctggagcatatGTTATTTGTGATTGCCTGGTTTTTGTTGCAAGAGAAAAGGAGTTTAAATTCTATTTGGATTTGCTTTGAAAAAAATtctggaaataaaaagaaaagggagAAGCTCTTTTCCTTACTGTTCCTGGCCGCAAGGCCCATTCCTCCTTGATTTGGCCTACTCGGCCTACCCCACACTCTGGCCCGAGTGGCCTTTTCCTTGTGCTGGCCGCAGTGGTCTTCTGGGCCATTCTTCTGGCCCagtccagcagcgccgccgctttCTTCTTGGGCCAAGCCGAAGCCCAGCAGCCGCGCAGCGTCAGCCCACGAGCGCCAGCGGCAGCAGCCCGCCTCCTTTCTCCTCTCTGTCTCGCTGATGAAccgggcccgcacgtcagcgTCGCCTTCTTCCCTGAGTCGGAGTTGAGCCGAACCCGGCACCGACCCGTCCGCATGATTTCCTTGCGCGTTGGTGCAATCTACGTGTCTGGGTCCCTATAAAGCTCGAACGACCGCGTCCGCGATGCCCTTTGCAGCCCTAAGCGACCCGCCACCTCGCTCTTGAGCAGCAG is part of the Miscanthus floridulus cultivar M001 chromosome 9, ASM1932011v1, whole genome shotgun sequence genome and encodes:
- the LOC136483352 gene encoding uncharacterized protein, with the translated sequence MSDQQRHYGSYELLPAQPDVQCLVCTQPFTLDAEVTDSFEALAICRECKMTVLSDSNRDETPRTNRQRRWQRQRSSRVTGHEPPTEEDTFPQQFSQLINLARQGHEADADSPMVLPRQHASYSSTPSRSQRWHTSDDESDGLSYADSVFGEIEFESNISFGDEGGESDASVDRHATIGREIVIQLDNESYMNTDTDIDPMNAGIYQWDSDDPEDDEEDEQSEESDLDEAGDTMQEHRQQWHDIAPSGLNEQESEGAAWTWRTAGSQGVSRTDLRVDMEGREIRRVFIGNPGDYVDARQFEMLLEQFAEDNNSRRGAPPAAASFIENLSSVVISKSYEINGGVTCPVCKDDMPVTTVAKQLPCMHLYHSSCILPWLSSRNTCPVCRYELPTDDPEYERSKHATVNEGGIHGVERTHLQEVVEETYEPEVDGGSNTGGDTMEETNTREHAVPTARQPNGAHGRHRWLFIAAAPVVSLVSLALVLCFTNPAGNVRRQLCRRSQTTTTTHVDTRSWWSMF